In Saccharothrix syringae, the following are encoded in one genomic region:
- the leuC gene encoding 3-isopropylmalate dehydratase large subunit, with the protein MSRTLAEKVWEAHVVRHGSGAEPDLLYIDLHLLHEVTSPQAFDGLRLAGRGLRRPDLTIATEDHNVPTVDIELPIADPVSRTQVETLRKNCAEFGVRLHPMGDAEQGIVHVVGPQLGLTQPGMTVVCGDSHTSTHGAFGALAFGIGTSEVEHVMATQTLPLKPFKTMAINVEGRLGPGVTAKDVILAVIAKIGTGGGQGYVLEYRGSAIEALSMEARMTVCNMSIEAGARAGMIAPDQTTFDYVQGRPHAPAGADWDAAVEHWKTLRTDEGAVFDAEVHLNADELTPFVTWGTNPGQGLPLGERVPDPEAIGDENERVAAEKALAYMGLEPGTPLRDIRVDTVFLGSCTNGRIEDLRAAADVLRGHRVADGVRMLVVPGSMRVRAQAEAEGLHEVFLAAGAEWRQAGCSMCLGMNPDQLKPGERSASTSNRNFEGRQGKGGRTHLVSPLVAAATAVRGTLSAPADLV; encoded by the coding sequence ATGAGCCGCACGCTCGCGGAGAAGGTGTGGGAAGCACACGTCGTGCGCCACGGCAGTGGCGCCGAGCCGGACCTGCTCTACATCGACCTCCACCTGCTGCACGAGGTGACCAGCCCGCAGGCATTCGACGGGCTCCGGTTGGCCGGGCGCGGCCTCCGGCGGCCGGACCTGACCATTGCCACCGAGGACCACAACGTCCCCACGGTGGACATCGAGCTGCCGATCGCGGACCCGGTGTCCCGCACGCAGGTCGAGACGTTGCGGAAGAACTGCGCCGAGTTCGGCGTTCGGCTGCACCCGATGGGCGACGCGGAGCAGGGCATCGTCCACGTGGTGGGGCCGCAGCTGGGGTTGACCCAGCCGGGCATGACGGTGGTCTGCGGTGACAGCCACACCTCCACCCACGGCGCTTTCGGCGCCCTGGCGTTCGGCATCGGGACGTCCGAGGTCGAGCACGTGATGGCTACCCAGACGTTGCCGCTCAAACCGTTCAAGACCATGGCGATCAACGTCGAGGGGCGGCTCGGGCCCGGCGTCACGGCCAAGGACGTCATCCTGGCGGTGATCGCGAAGATCGGTACCGGTGGGGGCCAGGGGTACGTCCTGGAGTACCGGGGCAGCGCGATCGAGGCGTTGTCGATGGAAGCCCGGATGACCGTGTGCAACATGTCGATCGAGGCCGGGGCGCGGGCGGGCATGATCGCGCCCGACCAGACGACGTTCGACTACGTGCAGGGGCGCCCGCACGCGCCGGCCGGGGCCGACTGGGACGCGGCGGTGGAGCACTGGAAGACGCTGCGCACCGACGAGGGTGCGGTTTTCGACGCCGAGGTGCACCTGAACGCGGACGAGCTGACGCCGTTCGTCACCTGGGGGACCAACCCGGGGCAGGGGCTGCCGCTGGGCGAGCGGGTGCCCGACCCCGAGGCGATCGGCGACGAGAACGAGCGCGTGGCCGCCGAGAAGGCGCTCGCGTACATGGGGCTGGAGCCGGGCACGCCGCTGCGCGACATCCGGGTCGACACCGTCTTCCTCGGCTCTTGCACGAATGGGCGCATCGAGGACCTGAGGGCCGCCGCGGACGTGCTGCGGGGGCACCGGGTGGCCGACGGGGTGCGGATGCTCGTCGTGCCGGGCTCCATGCGCGTGCGGGCCCAGGCCGAGGCCGAGGGGCTGCACGAGGTGTTCCTGGCCGCGGGCGCCGAGTGGCGCCAGGCGGGCTGCTCGATGTGCCTGGGCATGAACCCGGACCAGCTCAAGCCGGGTGAGCGCAGCGCCTCCACCTCCAACCGCAACTTCGAGGGCAGGCAGGGCAAGGGCGGCCGGACCCACCTGGTCTCGCCGCTCGTGGCCGCCGCCACCGCCGTGCGCGGCACCCTGTCCGCACCCGCCGACCTGGTCTAA
- a CDS encoding NUDIX hydrolase, whose protein sequence is MRAAGAVLWREGCLAVVHRPRYDDWSLPKGKLDPGETVPAAAVREVLEETGFRAVLGRHLRRVAYEVAAGPKTVDYFSARVSSGAFEANDEVDELRWVPFDEAAGVLTHDTDRSVLEAFLAAPADLAHLLLVRHAKAGKRDNWPGDDDLRPLSSAGWRQAAGLRAMLPLWGVSRVHSAPRVRCVETVRGVADDLGVGVALEPRLSEEGYWPDREAALVRLLEIADGPGTPVVASQGGVIPDVVSTLADLGGLALGDVPCKKGSTWLLAFRRPAPGWSTSDSSTAWPRLVSAHYLPTALPNPPH, encoded by the coding sequence ATCAGGGCTGCCGGCGCCGTGCTGTGGCGCGAGGGTTGCTTGGCGGTCGTGCACCGGCCGCGTTACGACGACTGGTCCCTGCCGAAGGGGAAGCTGGACCCGGGCGAGACCGTGCCCGCGGCGGCGGTGCGCGAGGTGCTGGAGGAGACCGGCTTCCGCGCCGTGCTGGGGCGGCACCTGCGCCGGGTGGCCTACGAGGTGGCGGCCGGGCCGAAGACCGTGGACTACTTCAGCGCGCGGGTCTCCTCGGGGGCGTTCGAGGCCAACGACGAGGTCGACGAGCTGCGCTGGGTGCCGTTCGACGAGGCGGCCGGGGTGCTGACGCACGACACCGACCGGTCGGTGCTGGAGGCGTTCCTGGCGGCGCCGGCGGACCTGGCGCACCTGCTGCTGGTGCGGCACGCGAAGGCGGGCAAGCGGGACAACTGGCCGGGTGACGACGACCTGCGGCCGCTCAGCTCCGCCGGGTGGCGGCAGGCGGCGGGCCTGCGGGCCATGCTGCCCCTGTGGGGCGTCTCACGCGTCCACTCGGCGCCGCGCGTGCGGTGCGTGGAGACCGTCCGGGGCGTCGCGGACGACCTGGGCGTGGGCGTGGCGCTGGAGCCGCGCCTGTCCGAGGAGGGCTACTGGCCCGACCGCGAGGCGGCCCTGGTGCGCCTGCTGGAGATCGCCGACGGTCCGGGCACGCCGGTCGTGGCGAGCCAGGGCGGGGTGATCCCGGACGTCGTCTCCACCCTCGCCGACCTGGGCGGTCTCGCCCTCGGGGACGTCCCGTGCAAGAAGGGCAGCACCTGGCTGCTGGCGTTCCGGCGACCCGCCCCGGGCTGGTCCACATCGGACTCGTCCACCGCCTGGCCGCGCCTGGTTTCGGCCCATTACCTGCCCACCGCGCTGCCCAATCCCCCGCACTAA
- a CDS encoding HAD family hydrolase yields MTTAAPTSTPRRTGEIRAVCLDVDDTLVDYSTSSRAALAAMVGNDDAWSLWQRITDEHCARLLAGELEYETMRNIRTRAFFAALGEELDQEEATRRELRRQEVLSSGWRLFPDVVPCLEWLRAAGLPLAAVSNASGRHQRVKIASLGLARYFDTVLIAGEVGAAKPDRVIFDTACADLGVDVGDAVHVGDRLHADAIGARDAGLRGVWLNRHGSRTGALPAGISAISSLAELPELLVCELAATSA; encoded by the coding sequence GTGACAACCGCAGCCCCGACTTCCACCCCTCGGAGAACCGGCGAGATCCGGGCGGTGTGCCTCGACGTCGACGACACCCTCGTCGACTACAGCACCTCGTCCCGGGCCGCCCTGGCGGCGATGGTGGGCAACGACGACGCCTGGTCGCTGTGGCAGCGCATCACCGACGAGCACTGCGCCCGGCTCCTGGCCGGCGAGCTGGAGTACGAGACCATGCGGAACATCCGGACCCGCGCCTTCTTCGCGGCGCTGGGCGAGGAGCTGGACCAGGAGGAGGCGACCCGCCGGGAGCTGCGGCGCCAGGAGGTCCTGTCCTCGGGCTGGCGGCTGTTCCCGGACGTGGTGCCGTGCCTGGAGTGGCTGCGCGCCGCCGGGCTGCCCCTGGCGGCCGTGAGCAACGCCTCGGGGCGCCACCAGCGGGTCAAGATCGCCTCGCTCGGGCTGGCCCGGTACTTCGACACGGTCCTCATCGCGGGCGAGGTCGGCGCCGCGAAACCCGACCGGGTGATCTTCGACACCGCCTGCGCCGACCTCGGCGTGGACGTCGGCGACGCCGTCCACGTGGGCGACCGGCTGCACGCCGACGCGATCGGCGCCCGGGACGCGGGCCTGAGGGGCGTCTGGCTCAACCGCCACGGCTCCCGCACCGGCGCGCTCCCGGCCGGCATCTCGGCCATCAGCAGCCTCGCTGAGCTGCCCGAACTCCTGGTCTGCGAGCTGGCGGCCACCTCCGCGTGA
- a CDS encoding FAD-dependent oxidoreductase — translation MERTGVAVVGGGPAGMVCALLLARAGVEVTVLEKHGDFLRDFRGDTVHASTLTLLDELGLGPSFAEVPHQLVDQVQVLLDSGPQTMGDMTRLPGPHKHIAFVPQWDFLDLLADAGKREPAFALRMDTEVVGLVQERGRVTGVRYRTAAGESGELAADLVIAADGRSSLVRAQAGLPVHAFGAPMDVWWFRLPRDPGELTGATGRFSRGNAMVLINRGDYFQCAYLIRKGTDRMLRQEGVEAFRRRVVALVPWLEDRIGTLESLDDVKLLDVKLDRLRRWHTDGLLCIGDSAHAMSPIGGVGINLAVQDAVAAARIVAGPLRRGALTTAVLAKVRRRRWFPTAVTQAVQRRIQDSFLKPTLAGTSTATPGRPPLPVRLMRRFPVLQGVPAYLVGIGLRPEHAPDFARRAPERIERS, via the coding sequence ATGGAACGCACAGGCGTCGCCGTCGTCGGTGGTGGCCCCGCGGGCATGGTGTGCGCGTTGCTGCTGGCCAGGGCCGGTGTCGAGGTGACCGTGCTGGAGAAGCACGGCGACTTCCTGCGGGACTTCCGCGGCGACACGGTGCACGCGTCCACGCTCACGCTGCTGGACGAGCTGGGCCTCGGGCCCTCGTTCGCCGAGGTGCCGCACCAGCTCGTGGACCAGGTGCAGGTGCTGCTGGACAGCGGGCCCCAGACGATGGGCGACATGACGCGGCTGCCCGGGCCGCACAAGCACATCGCGTTCGTCCCGCAGTGGGACTTCCTGGACCTGCTGGCCGACGCGGGCAAGCGCGAGCCGGCCTTCGCCCTGCGGATGGACACCGAGGTCGTCGGCCTGGTCCAGGAGCGCGGCCGGGTGACCGGCGTCCGCTACCGCACCGCCGCGGGCGAGTCGGGCGAGCTGGCGGCCGACCTGGTGATCGCGGCCGACGGCCGCAGCTCGCTGGTGCGCGCCCAGGCCGGGCTGCCGGTGCACGCGTTCGGCGCGCCGATGGACGTGTGGTGGTTCCGCCTGCCGCGCGACCCCGGGGAGCTGACCGGCGCCACCGGGCGGTTCAGCCGGGGCAACGCCATGGTGCTGATCAACCGCGGCGACTACTTCCAGTGCGCCTACCTGATCCGCAAGGGCACCGACCGGATGCTGCGGCAGGAGGGCGTGGAGGCGTTCCGGCGGCGCGTGGTGGCCCTGGTGCCGTGGCTGGAGGACCGGATCGGGACGCTGGAGTCGCTGGACGACGTCAAGCTGCTCGACGTCAAGCTGGACCGGCTGCGGCGCTGGCACACCGACGGCCTGCTGTGCATCGGCGACTCGGCGCACGCCATGTCGCCCATCGGCGGGGTCGGCATCAACCTGGCCGTGCAGGACGCGGTGGCCGCCGCGCGGATCGTGGCCGGGCCGCTGCGGCGCGGCGCGCTCACCACCGCGGTGCTGGCGAAGGTGCGGCGGCGCCGGTGGTTCCCGACCGCGGTGACGCAGGCGGTGCAGCGGCGCATCCAGGACTCGTTCCTCAAGCCGACGCTGGCGGGCACCTCGACCGCCACCCCCGGCCGGCCGCCGCTGCCGGTGCGGCTGATGCGGCGCTTCCCGGTGCTGCAGGGGGTGCCGGCCTACCTGGTGGGCATCGGGCTGCGGCCCGAGCACGCACCGGACTTCGCCCGGCGCGCGCCCGAGCGGATCGAGCGGAGCTGA
- a CDS encoding RNA degradosome polyphosphate kinase, which produces MPIVSTENTPEQPAPGRRARTPRAATPATSTARSASTARRPRPATRRGSARTADRPPAESPARSFPSSPPAATDPEAQADLPDDRYFNRELSWLDFNARVLALAEDASQPLLERAKFLAIFASNLDEFYMVRVAGLKRRDETGLSVRSADGLSPREQLASMSKRSQELVEQHARTFLDHVRPGLEKHGISIVNWAQLTDSEKQRLSNYFTDQVFPVLTPLAVDAAHPFPYISGLSLNLAVTVRDPEGGAERFARIKVPDNVPRLVRVENDRTSPTATFLPLEELISAHLGELFAGMQVVECHAFRVTRNADLEVEEDQDEDLLQALERELARRRFGPPVRLEVAGDMTEHMLERLLREMEVDPADVVQVPGLLDLSCLWQLYSVDRKQLKDAPFVPATHSAFGERETPKSIFATLREGDVLVHHPYDSFSTSVQRFIEQAAADPRVLAIKQTLYRTSGDSPIVDALIDAAEAGKQVVALVEIKARFDEQANIKWARALEKAGVHVVYGLMGLKTHCKTSLVVRQEGSRIQRYCHIGTGNYNPKTARLYEDIGLLTAEPTIGADLTDLFNVLTGYARQDHYRSLLVAPHGVRRGIVERIEHEIELARAGQAAGVRIKVNSLVDEQVIDSLYRASQAGVPVQVVVRGVCALKPGIKGLSENIHVRSILGRFLEHSRVFHFAGAGEHWIGSADMMHRNLDRRVEVCVRVTDPKLTAQLDAVLDSALEATTRCWVLQPDGAWQASPSDGGRVRDHQTELLRAHRALG; this is translated from the coding sequence ATGCCGATCGTGAGCACCGAGAACACCCCCGAGCAGCCGGCGCCCGGGCGTCGCGCGCGGACACCCCGCGCCGCCACGCCCGCCACGAGCACGGCGCGGTCCGCGAGCACCGCGCGCCGCCCCCGCCCGGCCACGCGCCGCGGCTCCGCGCGAACGGCCGACCGGCCGCCCGCCGAGTCGCCGGCCCGGTCGTTCCCCAGCTCACCGCCCGCGGCCACCGACCCCGAGGCGCAGGCCGACCTGCCCGACGACCGGTACTTCAACCGCGAACTGTCCTGGTTGGACTTCAACGCCCGGGTGCTGGCGCTGGCCGAGGACGCCTCCCAGCCGCTGCTGGAGCGGGCCAAGTTCCTGGCCATCTTCGCGTCGAACCTCGACGAGTTCTACATGGTCCGGGTCGCGGGCCTGAAGCGCCGCGACGAGACCGGCCTGTCGGTGCGCAGCGCGGACGGGCTCAGCCCGCGCGAGCAGCTGGCCAGCATGAGCAAGCGCTCCCAGGAGCTGGTCGAGCAGCACGCCAGGACGTTCCTGGACCACGTCCGGCCGGGCCTGGAGAAGCACGGCATCAGCATCGTCAACTGGGCGCAGCTGACCGACAGCGAGAAGCAGCGGCTGTCGAACTACTTCACCGACCAGGTGTTCCCGGTGCTCACGCCCCTCGCCGTGGACGCCGCGCACCCGTTCCCCTACATCTCGGGCCTGTCGCTGAACCTCGCGGTGACCGTGCGGGACCCCGAGGGCGGCGCGGAGCGGTTCGCCCGGATCAAGGTGCCGGACAACGTGCCGCGGCTGGTCCGGGTGGAGAACGACCGCACCAGCCCGACCGCGACGTTCCTGCCGCTGGAGGAGCTGATCTCGGCGCACCTGGGCGAGCTGTTCGCGGGCATGCAGGTCGTCGAGTGCCACGCGTTCCGGGTGACCCGCAACGCGGACCTGGAGGTCGAGGAGGACCAGGACGAGGACCTGCTCCAGGCGCTGGAGCGGGAGCTGGCCCGCCGCCGGTTCGGGCCGCCGGTGCGGCTGGAGGTCGCCGGCGACATGACCGAGCACATGCTGGAGCGGCTGCTGCGGGAGATGGAGGTCGACCCGGCCGACGTCGTGCAGGTGCCCGGGCTGCTCGACCTGTCGTGCCTGTGGCAGCTCTACAGCGTCGACCGCAAGCAGCTCAAGGACGCGCCGTTCGTGCCCGCGACGCACTCGGCGTTCGGCGAGCGGGAGACGCCCAAGAGCATCTTCGCCACCCTGCGCGAGGGCGACGTGCTGGTGCACCACCCGTACGACTCGTTCTCCACGTCCGTGCAGCGGTTCATCGAGCAGGCGGCGGCCGACCCGCGGGTGCTGGCCATCAAGCAGACCCTGTACCGCACCTCCGGCGACTCGCCGATCGTGGACGCGCTGATCGACGCGGCCGAGGCGGGCAAGCAGGTCGTGGCGCTGGTGGAGATCAAGGCGCGGTTCGACGAGCAGGCGAACATCAAGTGGGCGCGGGCGCTGGAGAAGGCGGGCGTGCACGTGGTCTACGGCCTGATGGGCCTGAAGACGCACTGCAAGACGTCGCTGGTGGTGCGCCAGGAGGGCTCGCGCATCCAGCGCTACTGCCACATCGGCACCGGCAACTACAACCCGAAGACCGCTCGGCTCTACGAGGACATCGGCCTGCTGACCGCCGAACCGACCATCGGCGCGGACCTGACCGACCTGTTCAACGTGCTGACCGGGTACGCGCGGCAGGACCACTACCGCAGCCTGCTGGTGGCGCCGCACGGCGTGCGGCGGGGCATCGTGGAGCGCATCGAGCACGAGATCGAGCTGGCGCGCGCCGGGCAGGCCGCGGGCGTGCGCATCAAGGTGAACTCGCTGGTGGACGAGCAGGTCATCGACTCGCTGTACCGGGCGTCGCAGGCGGGCGTGCCGGTGCAGGTGGTGGTGCGGGGGGTGTGCGCGCTGAAGCCGGGCATCAAGGGGCTGTCGGAGAACATCCACGTCCGCTCGATCCTCGGGCGCTTCCTGGAGCACTCGCGGGTGTTCCACTTCGCCGGGGCCGGGGAGCACTGGATCGGCAGCGCCGACATGATGCACCGCAACCTGGACCGGCGGGTGGAGGTGTGCGTGCGGGTGACCGACCCGAAGCTGACCGCCCAGCTGGACGCCGTGCTCGACTCGGCGCTGGAGGCCACCACGCGGTGCTGGGTGCTCCAGCCGGACGGCGCCTGGCAGGCGTCGCCGTCGGACGGCGGCCGGGTCCGCGACCACCAGACCGAGCTGCTGCGCGCGCACCGCGCACTGGGGTGA
- the gltX gene encoding glutamate--tRNA ligase, translated as MSAAAAAPGVRVRIGTPPAGAPHVEFVRTALVNWAYARHAGGEVVLRVEDAGAAPDREGSYLPLLEALGWLGLDWDEGPEVGGPHAPYRQRLRRGLHDDVARRLVEAGELYESFSTPEEVHARRRAAGQDPKLGYDGFDRDLTEERKAGFRAQGRSPVLRLRMPDEDISWVDLVRGEVVAKAGGTPDPVLVRADGEPLPPFADPVDDALMGITHVLRGEDLLPSTPRRIALHRALARVGVAGPTPEFGHLPRVVGEGDRRLAKRDPRSDLFHYRDRGFLPEGLLNYLALLGRPVADDRDVLPAAELVAAFDLARVGANPVRFDLKKAEAVNAAHLRALPVDDFVERVLPYLIKDGVLPAEPTGEQRALLAGIAPLVQERLVVLSEASAMVRFLFVREQDFAPEADAAAKALGEGARPVLEAGITALESLPEWTAAAIEGALKASLVDGLGLRPRDAYAPVRVAVTGRTVSPPLYESLELVGQGRSIGRLRRALGAI; from the coding sequence ATGAGCGCAGCAGCAGCCGCTCCAGGGGTTCGGGTCCGGATCGGCACGCCGCCGGCCGGTGCGCCCCACGTGGAGTTCGTCCGCACCGCCCTGGTCAACTGGGCGTACGCCCGCCACGCGGGTGGCGAGGTGGTGCTCCGCGTCGAGGACGCCGGTGCCGCGCCCGACCGCGAGGGGTCGTACCTCCCGCTGCTGGAGGCCCTGGGCTGGCTGGGCCTGGACTGGGACGAGGGCCCCGAGGTCGGCGGCCCGCACGCGCCGTACCGGCAGCGCCTGCGCCGCGGCCTGCACGACGACGTGGCCCGGCGCCTGGTCGAGGCGGGGGAGCTCTACGAGTCCTTCTCCACGCCCGAGGAGGTGCACGCGCGCCGCCGGGCGGCCGGGCAGGACCCGAAGCTCGGCTACGACGGCTTCGACCGCGACCTCACCGAGGAGCGGAAGGCCGGGTTCCGCGCGCAGGGGCGTTCGCCCGTGCTGCGGCTGCGGATGCCCGACGAGGACATCTCCTGGGTCGACCTGGTGCGCGGCGAGGTCGTGGCCAAGGCGGGCGGCACGCCCGACCCGGTGCTGGTGCGCGCCGACGGCGAACCGCTGCCCCCGTTCGCGGACCCCGTCGACGACGCGCTGATGGGCATCACGCACGTGCTGCGCGGCGAGGACCTGCTCCCGTCCACGCCACGCCGGATCGCGCTCCACCGGGCGCTGGCCCGCGTCGGCGTGGCCGGCCCCACCCCGGAGTTCGGCCACCTCCCGCGCGTGGTGGGCGAGGGGGACCGGCGGCTCGCCAAGCGCGACCCGCGCTCGGACCTGTTCCACTACCGCGACCGCGGCTTCCTGCCCGAGGGCCTGCTGAACTACCTCGCGCTGCTCGGCCGCCCCGTCGCCGACGACCGCGACGTCCTGCCCGCGGCGGAGCTGGTCGCCGCGTTCGACCTCGCCCGGGTCGGCGCCAACCCGGTCCGGTTCGACCTGAAGAAGGCCGAGGCGGTCAACGCCGCGCACCTGCGCGCGCTGCCGGTGGACGACTTCGTCGAGCGCGTGCTGCCCTACCTGATCAAGGACGGCGTGCTGCCGGCCGAGCCCACCGGGGAGCAGCGCGCGCTGCTGGCCGGCATCGCGCCGCTGGTGCAGGAGCGGCTGGTCGTGCTGTCCGAGGCATCCGCGATGGTCCGGTTCCTGTTCGTGCGGGAGCAGGACTTCGCGCCCGAGGCGGACGCCGCGGCCAAGGCGCTGGGCGAGGGCGCGCGGCCCGTGCTGGAGGCCGGGATCACCGCCTTGGAATCGCTTCCGGAGTGGACGGCCGCCGCGATCGAGGGCGCCCTGAAGGCGTCCCTTGTGGACGGACTGGGCCTGAGGCCGCGCGACGCGTACGCCCCCGTGCGGGTCGCCGTGACGGGCCGTACCGTCTCGCCACCCCTGTACGAATCCCTGGAACTGGTGGGCCAGGGTCGCTCGATCGGGCGATTGCGCCGCGCGCTCGGGGCAATCTGA
- a CDS encoding IclR family transcriptional regulator: protein MGQHSGIGVLDKAVAVLNAVAKDPCGLAELCNRTGLPRATAHRLAVGLEVHRLLRRGSDGRWRPGAALAELAGGATDPLLDAASSVLPRLRDITGESVQLYRRDGMQRVCVSSAEPPSGLRDTVPIGARLPMTAGSGAKVLAAWADPSTQRSVLADAVYGERTLLEVRRRGWAQSVAEREPGVASVSAPVRDSTGSVVAAVSVSGPIDRMGRRPGARWAADLLAAAEALQSRL from the coding sequence GTGGGACAGCATAGCGGGATCGGCGTGCTGGACAAGGCAGTGGCCGTCCTGAACGCCGTCGCAAAGGATCCGTGTGGGCTCGCCGAGTTGTGCAACCGGACGGGCTTGCCCAGGGCCACCGCGCACAGGTTGGCGGTAGGGCTTGAGGTGCACCGGTTGCTGCGACGGGGTTCCGACGGCCGCTGGCGTCCGGGCGCGGCACTGGCGGAACTGGCGGGCGGCGCGACCGACCCCCTGCTCGACGCGGCCTCCTCCGTACTACCGAGGCTGCGCGACATCACCGGCGAGAGCGTCCAGCTCTACCGCCGCGACGGCATGCAACGAGTCTGCGTCTCCTCCGCGGAACCCCCCAGCGGCCTGAGGGACACGGTCCCCATCGGCGCGAGATTGCCGATGACCGCCGGCTCGGGCGCAAAAGTATTGGCCGCCTGGGCCGACCCCAGCACCCAACGCTCAGTCCTGGCCGACGCCGTCTACGGCGAACGCACCCTCCTGGAAGTCCGCCGCCGAGGCTGGGCACAAAGCGTCGCAGAACGAGAACCGGGCGTAGCCAGCGTTTCCGCCCCGGTAAGGGACAGCACCGGCTCGGTAGTAGCCGCAGTTTCCGTCTCGGGCCCAATAGACAGAATGGGCCGCCGTCCGGGCGCCAGGTGGGCCGCCGACCTCCTGGCAGCCGCAGAAGCCCTCCAATCCCGCCTCTAG
- a CDS encoding HU family DNA-binding protein produces MNKAQLIEALAERLGDKKNAAAAVDGIVDVIVRSVHKGEKVNITGFGVFEKRARAARTARNPRTGETVKVKKTNVPAFRAGSTFKDVISGTKKLPRVTAPKPAAAAAKPAAAAAGTKAPATRGTTARTTTARSTTARSTTARTAAAATKAPATRSKAGSTATAAKAATATKAAPAKTASKATAPKSTATKAASTTAAKPAAKKASTAKATTTAAKAASTPATKATTSAAAKPAAKKATTAKTSAAKKK; encoded by the coding sequence GTGAACAAGGCCCAGCTCATCGAGGCGCTCGCCGAGCGCCTTGGCGACAAGAAGAACGCCGCTGCCGCGGTCGACGGCATCGTCGACGTGATCGTCCGCAGCGTCCACAAGGGCGAGAAGGTCAACATCACCGGCTTCGGTGTCTTCGAGAAGCGCGCCCGCGCGGCCCGCACCGCTCGCAACCCGCGCACCGGTGAGACCGTGAAGGTCAAGAAGACCAACGTGCCCGCGTTCCGCGCGGGTTCGACGTTCAAGGACGTCATCAGCGGCACGAAGAAGCTGCCCCGCGTGACGGCCCCGAAGCCCGCGGCCGCGGCGGCCAAGCCCGCGGCGGCGGCGGCGGGGACCAAGGCCCCGGCGACCCGCGGCACCACCGCGCGCACCACCACGGCGCGGTCGACCACCGCGCGCAGCACCACCGCGCGCACCGCTGCGGCAGCCACGAAGGCCCCGGCCACCCGCAGCAAGGCCGGCAGCACGGCGACCGCCGCGAAGGCGGCCACCGCCACCAAGGCCGCGCCCGCCAAGACGGCGAGCAAGGCGACCGCCCCGAAGTCGACCGCCACGAAGGCGGCCTCGACGACCGCGGCCAAGCCGGCGGCGAAGAAGGCCAGCACGGCGAAGGCCACCACCACCGCCGCGAAGGCGGCTTCCACCCCCGCGACCAAGGCCACCACCTCGGCCGCGGCCAAGCCGGCCGCCAAGAAGGCCACCACGGCCAAGACGTCGGCTGCGAAGAAGAAGTGA
- the leuD gene encoding 3-isopropylmalate dehydratase small subunit: MEAFTTHTGVGVPLRRSNVDTDQIIPAVYLKRVTRTGFEDGLFAAWRGDEHFVLNQEPYRAGSVLVAGPDFGTGSSREHAVWALMDYGFRVVISSRFADIFRGNAGKQGLLAAQCEQSDVELLWKLLENDPGTPVTVDLTNNTVVAKDFTAPFAIDEYTRWRLLEGLDDIALTLRHADDITEFEQRRPGWLPTTDPVPVK; this comes from the coding sequence ATGGAAGCGTTCACCACCCACACCGGGGTCGGGGTGCCCCTGCGCAGGTCCAACGTGGACACCGACCAGATCATCCCGGCCGTCTACCTCAAGCGGGTCACCCGCACGGGCTTCGAGGACGGCCTGTTCGCCGCCTGGCGCGGCGACGAGCACTTCGTGCTCAACCAGGAGCCCTACCGGGCCGGCAGCGTGCTGGTCGCCGGGCCCGACTTCGGCACCGGCTCGTCCCGCGAGCACGCCGTGTGGGCCCTGATGGATTACGGCTTCCGGGTGGTCATCTCCTCCCGGTTCGCCGACATCTTCCGGGGCAACGCGGGCAAGCAGGGCCTCCTGGCGGCCCAGTGCGAGCAGTCCGATGTCGAATTGCTCTGGAAGCTCCTGGAGAACGACCCCGGCACCCCGGTGACCGTCGACCTGACGAACAACACCGTTGTGGCGAAGGACTTCACCGCCCCCTTCGCCATCGACGAGTACACCCGCTGGCGCCTGCTGGAGGGATTGGACGACATCGCCCTGACGCTGCGGCACGCCGATGACATCACCGAGTTCGAGCAGCGCAGGCCCGGGTGGCTCCCGACCACCGATCCCGTGCCCGTGAAGTGA